The following proteins come from a genomic window of Heyndrickxia acidicola:
- a CDS encoding zinc-dependent alcohol dehydrogenase family protein, with amino-acid sequence MKAAVFQGKKQMEVMDWQYPAPSPQEVIVKVKSCGICGTDQHIYHGHPGSAEVQPPIVLGHELAGEVVEVGTEVSNLQKGDRVSIDPNIFCGACEFCRSNRAHLCSHLQAVGVTRDGGMGEYCKVPAANCYKIPDQMSFEEAALVEPLGCVLHGFKKIHLSSLSKVLIIGGGFIGQLFLQLVKQQNVHSVIVSEPAENKKELLYHLGADKVIHPMNATSLVADVVIECVGRPESMELAVKSAAKGGQVLLFGVGRPETTISVSPFEIFSKELTIKGSFINPFTQEEAISLIAKKVVDVHSLISHRFTIEEIPSAMADYPNLKISKGIIVY; translated from the coding sequence ATGAAGGCAGCGGTTTTCCAAGGAAAAAAGCAAATGGAAGTGATGGATTGGCAATATCCAGCGCCATCTCCTCAGGAAGTCATCGTAAAGGTAAAAAGCTGTGGGATTTGTGGAACCGATCAGCATATTTATCATGGACATCCTGGATCAGCTGAGGTTCAGCCACCGATCGTTCTTGGACATGAATTAGCTGGAGAAGTAGTTGAAGTAGGAACTGAGGTATCTAACTTACAAAAAGGCGACCGAGTTTCGATTGATCCTAATATCTTTTGTGGAGCATGCGAGTTTTGTCGCAGCAACCGGGCTCATCTATGCAGCCATCTTCAGGCGGTAGGGGTAACAAGAGATGGCGGCATGGGAGAGTATTGCAAGGTACCAGCGGCAAATTGTTACAAGATCCCAGATCAAATGTCATTTGAAGAGGCGGCTCTTGTTGAGCCGTTAGGGTGTGTCTTGCATGGTTTTAAGAAAATTCACTTGTCGTCCTTAAGTAAGGTGCTCATCATTGGGGGCGGATTTATCGGACAATTATTTTTACAGTTGGTAAAACAACAGAATGTCCATTCCGTTATTGTTAGTGAACCTGCTGAAAATAAAAAAGAGCTTCTTTATCATCTGGGGGCGGATAAAGTGATTCATCCGATGAATGCTACAAGCCTTGTGGCAGACGTTGTCATTGAATGTGTGGGGAGACCGGAAAGTATGGAACTTGCAGTAAAATCAGCTGCAAAAGGTGGCCAGGTATTACTCTTTGGGGTGGGGAGGCCGGAAACAACCATCTCAGTTTCACCATTTGAAATTTTTTCAAAGGAACTTACCATCAAAGGCTCTTTCATTAACCCATTTACTCAGGAAGAAGCCATTTCACTGATTGCAAAAAAAGTAGTGGATGTTCATTCACTCATTTCTCATCGATTTACAATCGAAGAGATTCCTTCGGCCATGGCTGATTACCCTAACCTAAAGATTTCAAAGGGTATCATTGTCTATTAG
- a CDS encoding MFS transporter gives MFAIFKSFSTELKFYLLMNTFFSFGGALSGVFQSVFLWKLDKTYSLLAYYSLYWSVAIIFSFGLCAWLARKTSPMITMRLGFIFYLITYLIMLVFHNTLSHHIFLLGISNGFAMSLYYVGVHMAVLDLTTNDKRDQFLYIQGILFTVGGVIAPLLAGIIISQFKGMTGYYIIFIATSVFFILSFFISLKVKGNSVATKSYFWEVIRNPSQEWKKMYKVMFADGIVSGVYTTFLITMFMFKVAGGEMSLGVFNTAAEIVSIIAFAVLAKFSNSDFRITIFAIGSISLLFSSVLLSALPVFIFLIVFSIIQPVAMNMITTSMNTMIYESIEKDPQYKDKRLDYIIIREIPLGIGRIIGVFLFLALRKYFNIEQLLPVSFSLFPIVYVFMIPALYFIWKKPLREAPITSRK, from the coding sequence ATGTTTGCTATTTTTAAATCTTTTTCCACGGAATTGAAGTTTTATTTACTCATGAATACCTTTTTTTCCTTTGGAGGGGCTTTGTCAGGTGTGTTTCAAAGTGTATTCCTGTGGAAACTAGATAAGACCTATTCGCTGCTTGCCTATTATAGCTTGTATTGGTCCGTTGCTATCATCTTTAGTTTTGGGCTATGTGCATGGCTGGCTAGGAAGACAAGTCCGATGATTACGATGCGTTTAGGGTTTATATTCTATCTTATTACGTATTTAATCATGCTTGTTTTCCATAATACATTAAGCCATCATATCTTTTTACTAGGAATCTCGAATGGATTTGCCATGAGCCTATATTATGTAGGTGTGCATATGGCTGTTTTGGATCTTACAACGAATGATAAGCGGGATCAGTTTTTATACATACAAGGAATTCTATTCACTGTCGGGGGAGTAATCGCACCTCTTCTAGCCGGGATTATAATCTCGCAATTTAAGGGGATGACCGGGTATTATATCATTTTTATTGCAACCAGTGTTTTCTTTATCCTTTCATTTTTTATTTCTTTAAAAGTGAAAGGAAACTCGGTTGCTACTAAAAGCTATTTTTGGGAAGTTATCAGAAATCCTTCTCAAGAGTGGAAGAAGATGTATAAGGTAATGTTTGCCGATGGAATTGTATCTGGAGTGTATACTACTTTTTTAATTACCATGTTTATGTTTAAAGTGGCAGGTGGAGAAATGAGCTTGGGTGTATTTAATACAGCCGCCGAAATTGTTTCCATTATAGCTTTTGCTGTGCTCGCTAAATTCTCTAACTCAGACTTTCGTATTACTATTTTCGCAATCGGTTCGATTAGTTTATTATTCAGTTCTGTTTTACTTTCAGCCCTGCCTGTCTTCATTTTTTTGATTGTTTTTTCCATTATTCAGCCAGTAGCAATGAATATGATTACTACCTCAATGAACACCATGATTTATGAATCGATTGAAAAGGATCCACAATACAAAGACAAGCGTTTGGATTATATTATTATTCGCGAAATACCACTTGGCATAGGAAGAATTATCGGTGTATTCTTGTTTCTAGCTTTAAGAAAATACTTTAATATCGAGCAGCTTTTACCTGTTTCCTTTAGTCTTTTTCCGATTGTGTACGTGTTCATGATTCCTGCTTTGTATTTTATATGGAAGAAGCCGCTTCGTGAAGCGCCTATTACTTCTCGAAAATAA
- the manA gene encoding mannose-6-phosphate isomerase, class I: MQPLFLKPVFKERIWGGTALQKEFGYEIPTDKTGECWAISAHLNGPSIIANGPFEGMTLDELWKERPELFGYPKEEVFPLLTKILDANMDLSVQVHPDDSYAMVNENGELGKTECWYIIDCKEDADMIFGHNAKSKEELIQQINEGKWNELLRRVKIKPGDFFYVPSGTIHALCEGTLVLETQQSSDTTYRVYDYDRRDSEGNLRDLHLEKAIDVTVVPHQNHVSNPTVQIKENARITTLIESKFFTVYKWNIHGKSCFLFNDQYLLLSVIKGNGTVRVSGNKYGLEKGMHLIIPVGLGELEMDGECELIVSHT; the protein is encoded by the coding sequence ATGCAGCCATTATTTTTAAAACCGGTATTTAAAGAACGGATTTGGGGCGGAACCGCATTACAAAAGGAATTCGGATACGAGATTCCAACGGATAAGACCGGGGAATGCTGGGCTATTTCTGCGCATCTAAATGGACCTTCCATTATTGCGAACGGACCGTTTGAAGGAATGACATTGGACGAGCTATGGAAAGAGCGCCCCGAGCTTTTTGGATATCCGAAGGAAGAGGTTTTCCCTCTATTAACAAAGATATTAGATGCAAATATGGACTTATCGGTTCAAGTTCACCCTGATGACTCCTATGCGATGGTCAACGAAAATGGAGAGTTAGGAAAGACGGAATGCTGGTATATCATTGACTGCAAAGAAGACGCCGATATGATTTTTGGTCACAATGCTAAATCAAAAGAAGAATTAATCCAGCAAATCAACGAAGGGAAATGGAATGAATTATTACGAAGAGTGAAGATCAAGCCTGGCGACTTTTTCTATGTTCCAAGCGGTACGATTCACGCATTATGTGAAGGTACCTTAGTGTTGGAAACGCAGCAAAGCTCCGATACAACTTATCGCGTGTACGATTATGACCGCAGAGATTCGGAAGGGAATTTGAGAGATCTTCACTTGGAAAAAGCGATTGATGTGACCGTTGTCCCACATCAAAATCATGTTAGTAATCCTACAGTACAAATAAAAGAAAACGCGAGGATTACTACTCTCATAGAATCGAAGTTTTTCACAGTATATAAATGGAACATCCATGGGAAATCTTGTTTTTTATTTAATGATCAATATTTGCTTCTCAGCGTCATAAAGGGTAATGGAACTGTTCGTGTAAGTGGGAATAAATATGGTTTAGAAAAGGGTATGCATCTTATAATTCCTGTTGGTTTGGGAGAATTAGAAATGGATGGAGAATGCGAATTAATTGTTTCCCATACGTAA
- a CDS encoding LacI family DNA-binding transcriptional regulator yields the protein MDPTIKDVAKKANVSIATVSRILNDKPGFSVKTKTKVLRVIEELGYQPNAIARGLVSKRTHTIGVLMPTLLDMFAARILNGIDDYAHELGSSVIVCNTDNNGQRTLKYLRVLAEKRVDGIIFVSEYLKDEYYKVMSDMKVPIVLVSTMSPDYPVPFVKVDDELASFAATEYLLKQGHRRIAMIAGSPEDPIAGVPRIKGYRAALNAEGDEEAKELIVSTQDFSYESGMMAMEKIVDHPLKVTAVFASSDELAVGAMSYANKRGIRIPEDLSIIGYDNTRLAQMSTPPLTAVGQPLYEMGNKSAEMLFSMMNTGETAESCLMPYTIEERETVTRI from the coding sequence ATGGATCCTACCATTAAGGATGTAGCGAAGAAGGCCAATGTTTCCATCGCTACCGTATCCAGAATATTAAACGATAAGCCGGGCTTTTCGGTAAAAACGAAAACAAAGGTGTTAAGAGTAATTGAAGAACTTGGATACCAGCCCAATGCGATTGCCAGGGGGCTTGTAAGTAAAAGGACACATACCATCGGTGTATTAATGCCGACACTTTTAGATATGTTTGCCGCGAGAATTCTGAATGGAATTGACGACTATGCACATGAGCTTGGCTCAAGTGTTATCGTCTGCAACACAGATAACAATGGGCAGAGAACGCTTAAGTACTTGCGGGTTTTGGCTGAAAAACGGGTAGACGGCATCATTTTTGTAAGTGAATATTTAAAGGATGAATATTATAAAGTCATGTCAGATATGAAGGTGCCGATCGTCCTGGTCTCTACCATGTCACCGGACTATCCCGTCCCTTTTGTAAAAGTAGACGATGAACTTGCATCCTTTGCTGCCACGGAGTATCTGCTTAAACAGGGACACAGAAGAATTGCTATGATAGCGGGCAGTCCGGAAGATCCGATCGCAGGCGTCCCGAGGATTAAAGGCTACCGAGCTGCACTAAATGCAGAAGGCGATGAAGAAGCGAAGGAGCTCATTGTTTCCACTCAGGACTTCAGTTATGAGAGCGGCATGATGGCGATGGAAAAAATAGTCGATCACCCGCTGAAGGTGACGGCCGTTTTTGCGAGCAGTGATGAACTGGCTGTCGGCGCCATGTCGTATGCCAATAAGCGGGGGATAAGGATTCCGGAGGACCTATCCATCATCGGCTATGACAATACCAGACTAGCTCAGATGTCTACTCCTCCTCTTACTGCCGTTGGCCAGCCATTATACGAAATGGGCAACAAATCGGCTGAGATGCTTTTTTCTATGATGAATACAGGAGAAACTGCTGAAAGCTGTCTGATGCCGTATACAATCGAAGAAAGAGAAACCGTTACTCGTATATAA